From a single Rosa rugosa chromosome 7, drRosRugo1.1, whole genome shotgun sequence genomic region:
- the LOC133720725 gene encoding uncharacterized protein LOC133720725 isoform X6, translating into MRKTSHIENQLLPAIFCVTTYSEPLCFYVARHLRNMNHRFPNVAISEFVLDAKADNYKSTLKSLGISYTPSFHFFKNGKKVNKVGLKRLRTDAEAYVECLKRIVEQLYNFQPTKSSSSRENKRTTEGSDVERPKKVSGFASCELILSKEEYNLAVNRIQDESVPAVLYFATYSEFTSTMVYEFLHEDLSERFPHVAIYEFLLDPKEDDYETTLKSLNISSIVNAPIFHFFKNGKKVDELAYERFVELYQYGRDLEKILEKLYNTQPAISSSGTGRKTTQELQPVKDKDSKGVRGQRGRKVRDAAMISKQTQSGGNHQFVN; encoded by the exons ATGAGAAAGACTTCTCATATTGAGA ATCAATTGTTGCCAGCAATTTTCTGCGTCACTACATACTCTGAGCCCT TGTGTTTTTATGTAGCTAGACACCTTAGGAACATGAATCACCGATTCCCAAATGTAGCAATATCTGAATTCGTTCTTGATGCTAAG GCCGACAACTATAAAAGCACACTGAAATCTCTTGGTATTTCCTATACG CCAAGCTTCCATTTTTTTAAGAATGGAAAAAAGGTAAATAAGGTAGGTCTTAAGAGGCTCAGAACGGATGCTGAGGCTTATGTCGAATGCTTGAAAAGGATTGTTGAACAACTCTATAA CTTTCAACCTACAAAGAGTTCATCTAGCAGGGAGAACAAGAGAACTACTGAAGGAAGTGATGTAGAACGTCCTAAAAAAG tttcAGGTTTTGCAAGCTGTGAGCTCATTCTATCAAAGGAGGAATATAATTTGGCTGTTAACAGAATTCAAG ATGAATCTGTGCCAGCAGTTTTGTACTTCGCTACCTATTCTGAGTTCA CCAGTACCATGGTATATGAGTTTCTTCACGAGGATTTGAGTGAGCGATTCCCACATGTAGCAATCTACGAGTTCCTCCTTGATCCTAAG GAAGACGACTACGAAACAACACTGAAAAGTCTAAATATTTCCTCTATTGTCAATGCG CCGATATTCCATTTCTTTAAAAATGGGAAAAAGGTAGATGAGCTAGCCTATGAGAGATTTGTTGAACTTTATCAGTATGGCAGAGACTTGGAAAAGATTCTTGAGAAACTATACAA CACTCAACCTGCAATAAGTTCATCTGGAACTGGGAGAAAAACTACTCAAGAATTACAACCTGTGAAAGATAAGGATAGCAAAGGAGTTAGAGGGCAGCGAGGGAGGAAAGTGAGGGATGCCGCAATGATTTCCAAACAGACACAGAGTGGGGGCAATCATCAGTTTGTAAATTAA
- the LOC133720725 gene encoding uncharacterized protein LOC133720725 isoform X5, whose translation MIWKLKEFKSLVLRSTKHGSDQLLPAIFCVTTYSEPLCFYVARHLRNMNHRFPNVAISEFVLDAKADNYKSTLKSLGISYTPSFHFFKNGKKVNKVGLKRLRTDAEAYVECLKRIVEQLYNFQPTKSSSSRENKRTTEGSDVERPKKVSGFASCELILSKEEYNLAVNRIQDESVPAVLYFATYSEFTSTMVYEFLHEDLSERFPHVAIYEFLLDPKEDDYETTLKSLNISSIVNAPIFHFFKNGKKVDELAYERFVELYQYGRDLEKILEKLYNTQPAISSSGTGRKTTQELQPVKDKDSKGVRGQRGRKVRDAAMISKQTQSGGNHQFVN comes from the exons TCCTTAGTCCTACGGAGCACCAAACATGGATCAG ATCAATTGTTGCCAGCAATTTTCTGCGTCACTACATACTCTGAGCCCT TGTGTTTTTATGTAGCTAGACACCTTAGGAACATGAATCACCGATTCCCAAATGTAGCAATATCTGAATTCGTTCTTGATGCTAAG GCCGACAACTATAAAAGCACACTGAAATCTCTTGGTATTTCCTATACG CCAAGCTTCCATTTTTTTAAGAATGGAAAAAAGGTAAATAAGGTAGGTCTTAAGAGGCTCAGAACGGATGCTGAGGCTTATGTCGAATGCTTGAAAAGGATTGTTGAACAACTCTATAA CTTTCAACCTACAAAGAGTTCATCTAGCAGGGAGAACAAGAGAACTACTGAAGGAAGTGATGTAGAACGTCCTAAAAAAG tttcAGGTTTTGCAAGCTGTGAGCTCATTCTATCAAAGGAGGAATATAATTTGGCTGTTAACAGAATTCAAG ATGAATCTGTGCCAGCAGTTTTGTACTTCGCTACCTATTCTGAGTTCA CCAGTACCATGGTATATGAGTTTCTTCACGAGGATTTGAGTGAGCGATTCCCACATGTAGCAATCTACGAGTTCCTCCTTGATCCTAAG GAAGACGACTACGAAACAACACTGAAAAGTCTAAATATTTCCTCTATTGTCAATGCG CCGATATTCCATTTCTTTAAAAATGGGAAAAAGGTAGATGAGCTAGCCTATGAGAGATTTGTTGAACTTTATCAGTATGGCAGAGACTTGGAAAAGATTCTTGAGAAACTATACAA CACTCAACCTGCAATAAGTTCATCTGGAACTGGGAGAAAAACTACTCAAGAATTACAACCTGTGAAAGATAAGGATAGCAAAGGAGTTAGAGGGCAGCGAGGGAGGAAAGTGAGGGATGCCGCAATGATTTCCAAACAGACACAGAGTGGGGGCAATCATCAGTTTGTAAATTAA
- the LOC133720725 gene encoding uncharacterized protein LOC133720725 isoform X7 — MIWKLKEFKADNYKSTLKSLGISYTPSFHFFKNGKKVNKVGLKRLRTDAEAYVECLKRIVEQLYNFQPTKSSSSRENKRTTEGSDVERPKKVSGFASCELILSKEEYNLAVNRIQDESVPAVLYFATYSEFTSTMVYEFLHEDLSERFPHVAIYEFLLDPKEDDYETTLKSLNISSIVNAPIFHFFKNGKKVDELAYERFVELYQYGRDLEKILEKLYNTQPAISSSGTGRKTTQELQPVKDKDSKGVRGQRGRKVRDAAMISKQTQSGGNHQFVN, encoded by the exons GCCGACAACTATAAAAGCACACTGAAATCTCTTGGTATTTCCTATACG CCAAGCTTCCATTTTTTTAAGAATGGAAAAAAGGTAAATAAGGTAGGTCTTAAGAGGCTCAGAACGGATGCTGAGGCTTATGTCGAATGCTTGAAAAGGATTGTTGAACAACTCTATAA CTTTCAACCTACAAAGAGTTCATCTAGCAGGGAGAACAAGAGAACTACTGAAGGAAGTGATGTAGAACGTCCTAAAAAAG tttcAGGTTTTGCAAGCTGTGAGCTCATTCTATCAAAGGAGGAATATAATTTGGCTGTTAACAGAATTCAAG ATGAATCTGTGCCAGCAGTTTTGTACTTCGCTACCTATTCTGAGTTCA CCAGTACCATGGTATATGAGTTTCTTCACGAGGATTTGAGTGAGCGATTCCCACATGTAGCAATCTACGAGTTCCTCCTTGATCCTAAG GAAGACGACTACGAAACAACACTGAAAAGTCTAAATATTTCCTCTATTGTCAATGCG CCGATATTCCATTTCTTTAAAAATGGGAAAAAGGTAGATGAGCTAGCCTATGAGAGATTTGTTGAACTTTATCAGTATGGCAGAGACTTGGAAAAGATTCTTGAGAAACTATACAA CACTCAACCTGCAATAAGTTCATCTGGAACTGGGAGAAAAACTACTCAAGAATTACAACCTGTGAAAGATAAGGATAGCAAAGGAGTTAGAGGGCAGCGAGGGAGGAAAGTGAGGGATGCCGCAATGATTTCCAAACAGACACAGAGTGGGGGCAATCATCAGTTTGTAAATTAA